The Pan troglodytes isolate AG18354 chromosome 1, NHGRI_mPanTro3-v2.0_pri, whole genome shotgun sequence genome includes a region encoding these proteins:
- the MYCL gene encoding protein L-Myc, whose protein sequence is MCVCAGCRAAPSRRGAGPLQVAGGWSEGADMDYDSYQHYFYDYDCGEDFYRSTAPSEDIWKKFELVPSPPTSPPWGLGPGAGDPAPGIGPPEPWPGGCTGDEAESRGHSKGWGRNYASIIRRDCMWSGFSARERLERAVSDRLAAGAPRGNPPKASAAPDCTPSLEAGNPAPAAPCPLGEPKTQACSGSESPSDSENEEIDVVTVEKRQSLGIRKPVTITVRADPLDPCMKHFHISIHQQQHNYAARFPPESCSQEEASERGPQEEVLERDAAGEKEDEEDEEIVSPPPVESEAAQSCHPKPVSSDTEDVTKRKNHNFLERKRRNDLRSRFLALRDQVPTLASCSKAPKVVILSKALEYLQALVGAEKRMATEKRQLRCRQQQLQKRIAYLSGY, encoded by the exons GCGGGCGGCTGGAGCGAG GGAGCGGACATGGACTACGACTCGTACCAGCACTATTTCTACGACTATGACTGCGGGGAGGATTTCTACCGCTCCACGGCGCCCAGCGAGGACATCTGGAAGAAATTCGAGCTGGTGCCATCGCCCCCCACGTCGCCGCCCTGGGGCTTGGGTCCCGGCGCAGGGGACCCGGCCCCCGGGATTGGTCCCCCGGAGCCGTGGCCCGGAGGGTGCACCGGAGACGAAGCGGAATCCCGGGGCCACTcgaaaggctggggcaggaactACGCCTCCATCATACGCCGTGACTGCATGTGGAGCGGCTTCTCGGCCCGGGAACGGCTGGAGAGAGCTGTGAGCGACCGGCTCGCTGCTGGCGCGCCCCGGGGGAACCCGCCCAAGGCGTCCGCCGCCCCGGACTGCACTCCCAGCCTCGAAGCCGGCAACCCGGCGCCCGCCGCCCCCTGTCCGCTGGGCGAACCCAAGACCCAGGCCTGCTCCGGGTCCGAGAGCCCAAGCGACTCGG AGAATGAAGAAATTGATGTTGTGACAGTAGAGAAGAGGCAGTCTCTGGGTATTCGGAAGCCGGTCACCATCACGGTGCGAGCAGACCCCCTGGATCCCTGCATGAAGCATTTCCACATCTCCATCCATCAGCAACAGCACAACTATGCTGCCCGTTTTCCTCCAGAAAGCTGCTCCCAAGAAGAGGCTTCAGAGAGGGGTCCCCAAGAAGAGGTTCTGGAGAGAGATGCTGCAGGGGaaaaggaagatgaggaggaTGAAGAGATTGTGAGTCCCCCACCTGTAGAAAGTGAGGCTGCCCAGTCCTGCCACCCCAAACCTGTCAGTTCTGATACTGAGGATGTGACCAAGAGGAAGAATCACAACTTCCTGGAGCGCAAGAGGCGGAATGACCTGCGTTCGCGATTCTTGGCGCTGAGGGACCAGGTGCCCACCCTGGCCAGCTGCTCCAAGGCCCCCAAAGTAGTGATCCTAAGCAAGGCCTTGGAATACTTGCAAGCCCTGGTGGGGGCTGAGAAGAGGATGGCTACAGAGAAAAGACAGCTCCG